A genomic segment from Candidatus Zixiibacteriota bacterium encodes:
- a CDS encoding SDR family oxidoreductase, which yields MELAKQSHETGTCILVIGSSGYIGSKLVPLLLKQGYRVRCLVRDRNRIAAYAWSCSVEVKEGDVLDATSLNLAFQQVSVVYYLVHSMSNPTGDFAKLDRQAARNVGDAARRFGVDRIIYLGGLGKRCEEQSPHLRSRHEVGDVLRESGVPVTEFRAAVILGAGSLSFEMIHHLANRLPVMICPRWVVTRTQPISVDDVMAYLVAAITSPESTGRVIDIGGPEILTYREMMLRVARALGLRRWLIKVPVLTPRLSSYWVGLVTPVPVKPARALIEGLRHETICENDDAKTLFQIAPIGFDQAVKRALSVVLSEQSDQQLEQDESVISRIEPSHLLTDRRQLAVRASAEKLFHVVSSIGGENGWYAADSLWKLRGLIDELFGGVGLRRGRRHPSELSVGDMLDFWRVEELDPDKRILLRAEMKLPGKAWLEFAVHETGRASSMLTQTARFYPRGLLGIVYWYGIYPIHILVFRRLAAAISKRAESLSIDSDTVQGKI from the coding sequence ATGGAGTTGGCGAAACAATCACACGAGACAGGCACATGCATACTGGTTATTGGTTCGAGCGGTTACATTGGCTCTAAGCTGGTACCTCTGCTCCTTAAGCAGGGATATCGCGTCAGATGTCTCGTTCGTGACCGAAACCGAATTGCAGCGTATGCCTGGTCTTGCTCGGTCGAAGTGAAGGAAGGGGATGTTCTTGACGCTACTTCGTTGAACCTCGCGTTTCAGCAGGTAAGCGTTGTTTATTACCTCGTTCACTCGATGTCCAACCCAACGGGCGATTTTGCCAAACTTGATCGTCAAGCCGCCCGGAATGTCGGGGACGCTGCCAGGCGTTTCGGAGTCGATCGTATTATCTACTTAGGCGGTTTGGGAAAAAGGTGCGAGGAGCAGTCTCCGCACCTAAGGAGTCGGCACGAGGTTGGTGATGTCTTGCGGGAGTCAGGTGTTCCAGTGACTGAATTTCGAGCCGCAGTTATTTTGGGAGCAGGCAGCCTTTCGTTTGAGATGATCCACCACTTGGCCAATCGGCTGCCCGTAATGATATGCCCGCGCTGGGTGGTCACCCGAACACAGCCTATATCAGTCGACGATGTGATGGCCTACTTGGTGGCCGCCATTACATCGCCCGAATCAACCGGAAGGGTAATAGATATTGGAGGACCGGAGATTCTGACCTATAGAGAGATGATGTTGCGAGTGGCTCGCGCGCTCGGATTGAGGCGGTGGCTGATCAAGGTACCTGTTCTAACACCCCGGCTTTCGTCCTACTGGGTCGGCTTGGTCACACCAGTGCCGGTCAAGCCAGCGCGTGCGCTCATCGAGGGACTCCGGCATGAAACGATATGCGAAAACGATGATGCCAAAACGCTTTTCCAAATCGCACCGATCGGCTTCGATCAGGCTGTCAAAAGAGCGCTCTCGGTTGTTCTCTCAGAACAATCCGATCAGCAACTCGAGCAGGACGAATCCGTTATCTCCCGAATCGAGCCATCGCATCTTCTGACTGACCGGAGACAATTGGCTGTAAGGGCATCAGCCGAGAAGCTATTTCACGTGGTCAGCTCAATCGGTGGAGAAAACGGTTGGTATGCCGCCGATTCTCTCTGGAAGTTGCGCGGTTTAATTGATGAACTATTCGGAGGAGTCGGGTTGCGCCGTGGTCGACGTCACCCCAGCGAGTTGTCTGTTGGGGACATGCTCGATTTCTGGCGAGTTGAGGAACTAGATCCGGACAAGAGGATATTGCTCCGAGCAGAGATGAAGCTTCCCGGCAAGGCCTGGCTTGAATTCGCAGTCCATGAAACGGGTCGGGCCAGCAGCATGCTAACTCAAACTGCCCGCTTCTACCCGAGGGGATTACTTGGCATTGTCTATTGGTATGGAATATATCCAATTCACATCTTGGTGTTCCGGCGCCTTGCCGCAGCGATAAGCAAAAGGGCTGAGTCCTTATCGATCGATTCAGATACCGTACAAGGAAAGATATAG
- a CDS encoding S8 family serine peptidase, producing the protein MRQTMIVTLLIGSLIISSAWAGRLSTQIVQKIASTSPDDKIPIIISLEPSSLPSALKMEIQKHGGTLAENHKYGIDHLKNRAAMSQAEVTRLLEQMESSGLAANIKNHWIINVISAEVTASEIEGIARRSDVAEIFQLPEISTLETESYSIDPLTPSHPGVESNITAVKADLAWSKGYTGKGRIICSFDTGVQGNHPALANNWKGLDGNWAAAWFDPIGGQTFPHALPVANSGHGTHTMGIMLGHDDISGDTIGVALDAKWIAAGVINVLGASIIDAFEWAADPDGNPNTIDDVPDVINHSWGLLNSTYGCDEYFWRMIDNTEALGIVNIFSAGNSGPGDKTIANPANRALDSLDCFAVGNINHITDTIYSNSSRGPSDCDGISIKPNLVAPGVSIRSSLPPSTYGFMGGTSMSAPHVAGAVAILREKAPNTTVDEIKEALLKGCRHIGDPYPNNTYGWGTLDIAAALDSLVVPGNPELRVYSFDYPPLNSGDTARGYVTIMNLGGALNGVNGEVSGSHPAVTALTFNLNFGNVGAGDTAKSDIPFKAVISDTVTSGSMLYVDLTLYGNSGYTRPIKLYLQVGQVPRAGYYTHKNDLLRFTVSNLGQYGFASGSFFPLGYNGFRYIDTLRNDLFEGALMFAIDSAHVSDGARNIIEEPDNDFAVAPGGDLVVSAPGGRANQETFAVLDDSKAENPIGLEIEQKTYSWDDAADNNFVILEYSFKNVSENPISGLYAGLFFDWDLPEDLNYNWGGYSAPDNLGYMYYSGTSDTRFRGLSVINSEGTAAYRLRRNPISAPYLYFGEDEKYDLLSSGLKDTLAYGDLAQIISTGPFSLAAGQSDTAVFVVLGADSLIQIKATAQQALTRYQIATDVTETKHDKVPREFFLGQNFPNPFNPNTLISFGLNAKERVKLSIYNILGERVIDLVDRTLPAGRYQAIWDGRDHAGEAVGSGIYFYRLSAGERSLARKMVMIK; encoded by the coding sequence ATGCGCCAAACCATGATAGTTACTCTTCTCATCGGCTCGTTGATAATATCGAGCGCCTGGGCAGGCAGGCTTTCCACTCAGATAGTGCAGAAAATCGCATCAACCTCTCCCGACGATAAGATTCCGATTATCATCTCTTTGGAGCCATCATCGCTCCCATCGGCTCTGAAAATGGAAATTCAGAAACACGGTGGGACACTTGCCGAAAACCATAAGTACGGAATTGATCATTTGAAAAACAGAGCAGCGATGTCTCAGGCGGAAGTCACGCGCCTGCTGGAGCAAATGGAGAGCTCTGGTTTGGCCGCGAATATCAAGAATCACTGGATTATCAACGTAATTTCAGCTGAGGTGACCGCCTCCGAGATAGAAGGAATAGCCCGGCGGAGCGATGTTGCCGAAATTTTCCAATTGCCGGAGATTTCCACGCTGGAAACTGAGTCCTATTCCATCGATCCATTGACACCGAGCCACCCCGGGGTTGAATCAAACATCACAGCCGTGAAAGCCGATTTGGCCTGGAGCAAAGGGTACACCGGAAAAGGACGGATTATATGTTCGTTCGATACCGGTGTGCAGGGAAATCACCCGGCGCTGGCCAATAATTGGAAAGGTTTGGATGGTAACTGGGCGGCAGCCTGGTTTGACCCTATCGGGGGGCAGACGTTTCCACATGCCCTCCCTGTCGCCAATAGCGGTCATGGAACTCATACCATGGGGATTATGCTGGGGCATGATGATATTTCGGGAGACACGATTGGGGTAGCGCTTGATGCCAAATGGATTGCCGCCGGGGTGATCAATGTACTGGGCGCCTCCATCATCGATGCCTTCGAATGGGCGGCCGATCCCGATGGTAATCCCAATACTATCGATGATGTTCCCGATGTTATCAACCACAGTTGGGGACTTCTCAACAGCACTTATGGATGCGATGAATATTTCTGGCGGATGATCGACAATACCGAGGCGCTTGGTATTGTCAATATTTTTTCGGCCGGGAATTCCGGTCCCGGCGATAAGACGATCGCCAATCCCGCCAATCGCGCCTTAGATTCCCTCGATTGCTTTGCCGTCGGCAATATCAATCATATTACCGATACCATTTACAGTAATTCCTCGCGCGGCCCCTCCGACTGTGATGGAATTTCGATTAAGCCGAATTTGGTGGCACCGGGGGTAAGTATCCGCTCATCGCTACCCCCCTCGACCTATGGCTTTATGGGTGGCACCTCTATGTCCGCACCGCACGTCGCCGGGGCGGTGGCGATCTTGCGCGAGAAAGCCCCCAACACCACCGTCGATGAAATCAAAGAGGCCCTTTTGAAAGGATGCCGTCACATTGGGGACCCATACCCCAATAATACCTATGGCTGGGGAACGCTCGATATTGCCGCCGCCCTTGATTCGCTGGTGGTCCCGGGAAATCCGGAATTGAGAGTTTATTCTTTTGATTACCCGCCGCTCAATTCCGGCGATACGGCCCGGGGATATGTAACAATTATGAATCTGGGCGGCGCTCTGAACGGAGTCAATGGTGAGGTCAGTGGGAGTCATCCTGCGGTAACAGCTTTGACTTTCAATCTCAATTTCGGCAATGTGGGGGCCGGCGACACGGCGAAAAGCGATATTCCTTTTAAGGCTGTTATTAGCGACACCGTCACCTCCGGCTCCATGCTGTACGTTGATCTCACTCTGTATGGAAATTCGGGATATACCCGGCCTATCAAATTGTATCTGCAGGTTGGCCAGGTGCCGAGAGCCGGATATTATACTCACAAGAACGACCTGCTCCGATTTACCGTCTCCAATCTGGGGCAGTATGGCTTTGCCAGCGGGAGTTTCTTTCCCCTCGGCTACAATGGATTCCGATATATTGATACCCTGCGTAACGATCTTTTTGAGGGTGCCTTGATGTTTGCGATAGATTCAGCGCATGTTTCGGATGGCGCCCGCAATATTATCGAGGAACCGGATAATGATTTTGCGGTTGCTCCGGGCGGGGACCTGGTTGTGTCGGCGCCGGGAGGACGGGCCAACCAGGAAACATTCGCGGTGCTTGATGACAGCAAGGCGGAGAATCCGATTGGACTTGAAATCGAGCAGAAAACTTACAGCTGGGATGATGCCGCCGACAATAACTTTGTTATTCTGGAATATTCTTTTAAGAATGTCTCGGAAAACCCAATTTCCGGCCTTTATGCCGGTCTTTTCTTTGACTGGGACCTGCCCGAAGATCTCAATTACAACTGGGGTGGGTACTCCGCACCCGATAATTTGGGCTATATGTACTATTCCGGAACCAGTGACACGCGATTCCGCGGCCTATCAGTCATCAATTCCGAGGGTACCGCGGCCTATCGTCTTCGCCGTAATCCGATCTCGGCCCCTTATCTCTATTTCGGCGAGGATGAAAAATACGATCTGCTTTCCTCGGGGTTAAAGGATACTCTGGCTTATGGCGATCTGGCACAGATTATATCCACCGGGCCGTTTTCTCTGGCAGCGGGGCAATCGGATACGGCCGTCTTTGTGGTCTTAGGCGCCGACAGTCTGATTCAGATTAAGGCAACGGCTCAGCAGGCGCTCACCAGATACCAGATTGCGACCGATGTCACCGAAACGAAGCATGACAAAGTCCCAAGGGAGTTTTTCCTGGGGCAGAATTTCCCCAATCCATTCAATCCCAACACCCTTATCTCGTTTGGACTCAACGCCAAAGAAAGAGTGAAACTCTCCATTTATAATATCCTCGGGGAACGGGTGATCGACTTGGTTGACCGGACATTACCCGCCGGCCGCTATCAAGCGATCTGGGATGGCCGCGACCATGCCGGCGAAGCGGTCGGAAGCGGCATTTACTTTTACCGGCTGTCGGCGGGGGAGAGAAGCCTGGCCCGGAAAATGGTCATGATAAAGTAG
- a CDS encoding fasciclin domain-containing protein has translation MNNIVQTAISAGSFKTLVAAVQAAGLAETLSGNGPFTVFAPTDEAFAKLPAGTVDALLKDKEKLASILTYHVVSGQVTAADAVKLTEAKTVNGQSFKIVAGKDGVMIDNAKVIKADIMTSNGVIHVIDSVMLPR, from the coding sequence ATGAATAACATCGTACAAACGGCCATTTCGGCCGGATCATTCAAGACCCTCGTCGCGGCCGTACAGGCAGCAGGACTGGCCGAAACTCTCTCAGGAAACGGCCCATTCACCGTGTTTGCTCCGACCGACGAAGCGTTCGCCAAGCTGCCCGCAGGCACAGTCGACGCCTTGCTTAAGGACAAAGAGAAGCTGGCTTCGATTCTGACTTATCACGTGGTGTCGGGCCAGGTGACGGCCGCCGATGCCGTGAAGTTGACCGAAGCTAAGACTGTAAATGGTCAAAGCTTCAAGATTGTCGCCGGCAAAGACGGCGTTATGATTGACAACGCCAAGGTTATCAAAGCAGACATCATGACTTCGAATGGCGTGATTCACGTTATCGATAGTGTGATGCTCCCGCGCTAA
- a CDS encoding fasciclin domain-containing protein: protein MLTKKFKLMMALMAVLAIGMVGCSDNDKNPINSGSPEPKLDIVETAKAAGNFTTLLAAAEAADLVDALKGAGPLTVFAPTDEAFAKLPAGTVEALLADKDALTAILTYHVVPGAVTSDQVVKLSSAETLNGASLTITLTSDGKVKVDNALVMVTDIKATNGVIHVIDAVLIPGFSGAARPNALKSSASLGSGWVARAIRNGELNWLTKYLSLYTVSRLAGLPTLTTAVKAAGLQSTLMYNGPFTLFGPTEQAFAALPAGTVEALLKDPATLSNILLYHVTPGVVKAADVVKLTEATMANGNKVSISVVNGGVKINNANVLFVDIAARNGVLHIIDGVLIP from the coding sequence ATGCTTACCAAGAAGTTCAAACTGATGATGGCCCTCATGGCCGTACTGGCGATCGGTATGGTCGGCTGCAGTGACAATGACAAGAACCCGATCAATAGTGGTTCCCCCGAGCCGAAATTGGATATAGTCGAAACCGCGAAGGCGGCCGGCAATTTCACAACTCTATTGGCTGCGGCTGAAGCGGCTGATCTGGTTGACGCTTTGAAGGGCGCTGGCCCGCTCACAGTCTTTGCGCCTACCGATGAGGCGTTTGCCAAGCTTCCGGCCGGCACCGTGGAAGCTCTGCTGGCTGATAAGGATGCCCTCACGGCTATCCTCACTTACCATGTTGTTCCGGGCGCCGTCACTTCGGACCAGGTTGTGAAACTCTCAAGTGCTGAGACTCTCAATGGCGCAAGTCTGACAATTACCTTGACCAGCGACGGCAAGGTAAAGGTTGACAATGCCCTGGTCATGGTGACCGATATCAAAGCTACCAACGGTGTTATTCATGTGATTGATGCCGTCCTGATTCCCGGATTTTCTGGAGCGGCCCGCCCAAACGCTCTCAAATCAAGTGCTTCGCTTGGTAGCGGCTGGGTTGCCCGGGCCATCAGAAACGGTGAGTTGAATTGGCTGACCAAGTACCTTTCCCTGTACACGGTTTCACGCCTGGCCGGTCTTCCGACTCTGACCACGGCAGTTAAGGCGGCCGGACTTCAGAGCACGCTGATGTATAACGGACCGTTCACTCTGTTTGGACCGACCGAACAGGCGTTTGCTGCCCTTCCGGCCGGCACGGTTGAGGCACTGCTCAAAGACCCTGCGACCCTGAGCAACATTTTGCTGTACCATGTGACTCCCGGTGTTGTGAAAGCGGCTGACGTTGTCAAATTGACAGAGGCCACGATGGCCAATGGCAATAAGGTGAGCATTTCTGTGGTGAACGGAGGCGTCAAGATAAACAACGCCAACGTCCTCTTCGTCGACATTGCGGCCCGAAACGGTGTCCTTCACATTATCGACGGAGTTCTGATTCCGTAA
- a CDS encoding tetratricopeptide repeat protein: protein MRRLYSLIFMIGLLISTTVSAANEDSLNIYLQKAGTAYTRNEVKSSIENYQNALRLDPKNLIALKNLAIIYVTREEYNRALEFLDKARKIDSTDGEIYNTIGVIYASLGDTARAINGYKRALAFQPDKVVAAKNLGSLLIGINRLTEAIESLRQALKYDTTDADLYFMMGNAHLGTGDVGTSETYLDRAAAMKPGSAQFLYLQGVVKDKLAKQYEAESAYKKVIEIQPNHFDARQHLGVIYIMTGKYPEALAQFEEAVRIKPESDDARIALGAAYMYNDMTQKAKDVYDYLQSRNPEAAKRMMELINPEQK, encoded by the coding sequence GTGCGGAGACTTTATTCCCTTATATTCATGATCGGACTTCTGATTTCGACGACCGTATCAGCGGCAAACGAAGACAGCCTTAATATTTATCTTCAGAAAGCCGGAACTGCCTATACCCGGAATGAAGTGAAAAGCTCGATCGAAAACTACCAGAACGCGTTGCGCCTGGATCCCAAAAACCTGATCGCCCTCAAAAATCTGGCCATCATTTATGTTACCAGAGAAGAATATAACAGGGCTCTGGAGTTCCTGGATAAGGCTCGCAAAATCGATAGTACTGATGGCGAGATATACAATACTATTGGCGTCATTTACGCCAGCCTGGGTGATACCGCCAGGGCTATCAACGGCTACAAGCGGGCGCTGGCTTTTCAGCCTGATAAAGTCGTCGCAGCCAAAAACCTGGGCAGCCTCCTGATTGGCATTAATCGCCTGACAGAAGCGATCGAAAGCTTGCGCCAGGCTTTGAAATATGATACGACCGACGCCGATCTCTATTTTATGATGGGTAATGCTCATCTGGGAACTGGTGATGTTGGTACCAGCGAGACTTATCTAGATCGGGCGGCAGCGATGAAACCCGGTTCGGCCCAATTCCTGTACTTGCAGGGAGTCGTCAAGGACAAACTGGCCAAGCAATATGAGGCGGAATCTGCATATAAGAAAGTAATCGAGATTCAGCCCAACCATTTTGATGCGCGCCAGCACCTGGGAGTTATCTATATTATGACCGGAAAGTACCCGGAAGCTCTGGCGCAATTCGAAGAGGCGGTACGAATAAAACCGGAAAGTGATGACGCCCGGATTGCTCTTGGCGCGGCATACATGTACAACGACATGACGCAAAAGGCCAAGGATGTCTATGATTATCTTCAGAGCCGGAATCCTGAAGCCGCCAAAAGAATGATGGAATTGATCAATCCCGAACAGAAGTGA
- a CDS encoding redox-sensing transcriptional repressor Rex, whose product MSESSKRKISESTIHRLSLYYRILSVLEKENHQTVSSKELAKREKLTPAQVRKDLSFFGSFGTRGLGYPVVELKRQIGEILGLSRSWNVALVGVGNIGSALVGYKEFLRQGFQIKIIFDNDQRKIGSNHKGILVADVKNLESKLKEHDIEIVVVAVPASVAQYIVDDVVKAGIRAILNFAPVNLKVPEDVFLRNENMSMELEYLSFALVNLQNGRGTNK is encoded by the coding sequence ATTTCTGAAAGTAGTAAGCGAAAAATATCGGAATCGACCATCCATCGGCTTTCGCTCTATTATCGGATTCTTTCGGTTCTTGAGAAAGAAAATCATCAGACCGTTTCCTCCAAGGAATTGGCCAAGAGAGAGAAATTGACTCCGGCCCAGGTTCGTAAAGACCTCTCTTTTTTCGGTTCCTTTGGGACACGCGGTCTTGGCTACCCTGTTGTGGAATTGAAACGCCAAATCGGGGAGATTCTCGGTTTGAGTCGCTCCTGGAATGTAGCGCTGGTAGGTGTGGGAAATATCGGGTCGGCGCTGGTGGGGTATAAGGAGTTTCTGCGTCAGGGATTCCAGATAAAAATCATTTTTGATAATGATCAGCGCAAGATTGGCTCCAACCATAAAGGAATCCTGGTCGCCGATGTCAAGAATCTGGAGTCGAAGCTTAAAGAGCATGATATTGAAATAGTCGTGGTTGCGGTTCCGGCCAGCGTGGCACAATATATTGTGGATGATGTGGTCAAGGCCGGAATACGGGCCATCTTGAATTTTGCTCCGGTAAATCTGAAAGTTCCCGAGGATGTTTTTCTCCGGAATGAGAATATGTCCATGGAGTTGGAATATCTCTCTTTTGCCCTGGTCAATCTTCAAAACGGGCGGGGAACAAACAAATAA
- a CDS encoding DUF378 domain-containing protein: MKSLDVVVATLLVVGGLNWGLVGLLRFDLVATLLGDATILSRLVYTVVGLCALYQVIQWKAIQRRWAV; encoded by the coding sequence ATGAAATCATTGGATGTAGTCGTAGCGACGCTGCTTGTTGTGGGTGGCTTGAACTGGGGGCTGGTGGGATTGCTGCGCTTTGACCTGGTTGCCACGCTGCTTGGGGATGCCACCATCCTGAGCCGGCTGGTTTACACGGTCGTGGGTCTCTGTGCCCTGTACCAGGTGATTCAGTGGAAGGCGATCCAGCGTCGCTGGGCCGTTTAG
- the uvsE gene encoding UV DNA damage repair endonuclease UvsE, protein MIRFGLCCIFREEPIRFRATTATSLVGISRVKVLVKLSEICLHNSRSLQDALAFCGSHGIGSFRIQSGLMPLRTHPRHGYALDELPDVSEIRAVLERCRLLASRKDIRTTFHPDQFVVLNSPRPEVVASSLGELEHHGEMAELVGADVINVHAGGVYGDKEAALDRLASGISRLSRQVRNRLTLENDDRCYTPLDLLPLCWREQIPLVYDVHHHRCLPDGFSIKEATEMAITTWNREPLFHISSPILGWKGPTPERHYDFVDAGDFPAEWLELPITVEIEAKAKELAVMKLINELDGGRKKASQFGHL, encoded by the coding sequence GTGATTCGCTTTGGTCTTTGTTGCATCTTTCGAGAGGAGCCGATAAGATTTCGGGCCACGACCGCTACTTCTCTGGTGGGTATAAGTCGAGTGAAGGTCTTGGTTAAGCTGTCAGAGATCTGCTTACACAATTCTCGGTCTCTGCAAGACGCTTTGGCCTTTTGCGGCAGTCATGGTATAGGTTCTTTTCGTATTCAGAGTGGATTGATGCCGCTTCGCACTCATCCAAGGCACGGCTACGCACTCGATGAACTCCCGGACGTCAGTGAGATCCGCGCCGTGCTGGAAAGATGCAGACTCCTGGCGAGCCGCAAGGATATTAGAACTACCTTTCACCCTGATCAGTTTGTTGTTCTCAATTCCCCAAGGCCCGAAGTTGTGGCCAGTTCGCTAGGCGAATTGGAGCATCATGGAGAAATGGCAGAACTAGTCGGCGCTGATGTCATCAATGTTCATGCCGGAGGAGTCTACGGTGACAAGGAAGCAGCACTGGACAGACTTGCCTCTGGCATTAGTCGCTTGTCGAGACAAGTGCGAAACCGCCTGACTTTGGAGAATGATGACAGGTGCTACACCCCTCTCGATCTACTCCCCCTCTGTTGGCGAGAGCAAATCCCACTGGTGTATGATGTCCATCACCATCGTTGTCTTCCCGATGGCTTCTCTATTAAGGAAGCGACCGAGATGGCAATCACTACCTGGAATCGCGAGCCACTCTTTCATATATCGAGTCCGATCCTTGGCTGGAAAGGGCCAACGCCGGAACGGCACTACGATTTCGTGGACGCGGGCGATTTTCCGGCGGAATGGCTGGAACTTCCAATCACGGTAGAGATTGAGGCAAAAGCCAAGGAACTGGCGGTGATGAAGCTTATCAATGAGCTTGATGGAGGCCGTAAAAAAGCGTCACAATTTGGTCATCTATGA
- a CDS encoding T9SS type A sorting domain-containing protein: MLRNYLHILFFLSILFFGIMPHAAGEWIYYDTQNSGLGDDNILCIGVDGNGAKWFGSYPGTGLGGSLAKYEGGVSWTVFNQTNSDIANNIITAIAFDPAGNIWLGTQVAGIFKYDGDTTWTSYKQGPDSGLASVNITSLAMDQSGNLWIGTAGSGVSRYDLVSSWKIYQVGDGLVNNRILSIFSDLAGNVWFGTYGGISKLDSNSQWTNYTVANSGLISDSVRCFAMDGSGNLWIGTGNGVSRFDGVSTWTNYDTSDGLAANRVNSIAIDTAGDIWFGHAMSSRPGVPVSRLDTHSHWTTYNIDHNLSSCDVTSMALDSAGELWFGTFGQGVTRYIPEPTGIYEPIDSPLPRDFSLAQNHPNPFNSSTSISYSISARAQVAIFIYDILGRKVATLVDRTLPAGKYSSIWDGRDSRGREISSGIYFYQLKSGAFSQSRKMILLK, encoded by the coding sequence ATGCTGCGCAATTATCTCCATATCCTGTTTTTTCTGTCAATTCTCTTTTTTGGCATCATGCCGCACGCCGCCGGTGAATGGATATATTATGACACTCAAAACAGCGGGCTTGGTGATGACAATATCCTTTGTATCGGTGTTGATGGCAACGGAGCCAAATGGTTTGGATCATATCCGGGAACAGGGCTCGGGGGAAGTCTCGCCAAATATGAGGGAGGCGTGTCATGGACGGTTTTCAATCAGACCAACAGCGACATTGCGAATAATATCATAACGGCGATTGCATTCGACCCGGCCGGTAATATCTGGCTGGGAACTCAGGTGGCGGGTATTTTCAAGTATGATGGTGACACAACCTGGACAAGCTATAAACAGGGCCCGGACAGCGGTCTGGCCAGTGTCAATATCACTTCTCTGGCGATGGACCAGTCGGGCAACCTCTGGATCGGCACCGCCGGCTCCGGTGTCAGCCGTTATGATCTTGTTTCCTCCTGGAAAATCTATCAGGTCGGTGACGGGCTTGTCAACAATCGGATATTGAGTATTTTCAGTGACCTCGCAGGTAATGTCTGGTTCGGTACTTATGGCGGTATCTCCAAATTAGATAGCAATTCCCAGTGGACAAATTATACCGTGGCCAATAGCGGTCTTATCAGTGATTCGGTTCGCTGCTTTGCCATGGACGGATCGGGAAATCTATGGATCGGTACCGGCAACGGTGTCAGCCGTTTCGATGGTGTCTCGACCTGGACCAACTATGATACTTCGGACGGCCTGGCCGCCAACCGTGTGAATTCTATTGCGATTGATACGGCCGGAGATATTTGGTTTGGACATGCTATGTCGTCTCGACCGGGAGTGCCGGTGAGCCGCCTGGATACCCATTCCCACTGGACTACGTACAATATTGATCATAATTTATCCAGTTGTGATGTAACCTCAATGGCGCTTGATTCCGCCGGAGAACTCTGGTTTGGCACTTTCGGACAGGGGGTTACACGATATATTCCTGAACCGACCGGCATTTACGAACCGATCGATTCCCCGCTCCCGCGCGATTTTTCTTTGGCCCAAAATCATCCCAACCCATTTAATTCCTCGACATCAATTTCCTACTCAATTTCCGCTCGTGCCCAGGTCGCCATTTTCATCTATGATATTTTGGGGAGAAAAGTAGCCACACTTGTCGATCGAACCCTGCCTGCCGGAAAATACAGCTCAATATGGGATGGCCGGGATAGTCGGGGTCGTGAAATATCCTCTGGGATATACTTTTATCAACTTAAGAGCGGCGCCTTCAGCCAATCACGAAAAATGATTCTGTTAAAGTAA
- a CDS encoding fasciclin domain-containing protein encodes MDIVETAAAAGSFKTLITAVKAAGLEETLKGKGPFTVFAPTDEAFAKLPAGTVEALLKDTAKLTAILTYHVVAGKVMAADAVKLTEAKTVNGQSFKIIAGKDSVMIDNAKVVKTDIVASNGVIHVIDNVILPKEEASK; translated from the coding sequence ATGGACATAGTCGAGACGGCTGCCGCCGCCGGCAGTTTCAAGACGCTCATAACTGCAGTCAAAGCGGCGGGTCTGGAAGAGACCTTAAAGGGTAAGGGGCCCTTCACGGTCTTTGCGCCCACCGATGAAGCATTTGCCAAACTCCCGGCCGGTACCGTGGAAGCCCTGCTTAAGGACACGGCCAAACTGACCGCTATCCTTACCTATCACGTTGTGGCCGGCAAAGTGATGGCCGCTGACGCTGTCAAACTGACCGAGGCCAAGACCGTCAACGGACAAAGCTTCAAAATCATCGCCGGAAAAGACAGTGTCATGATTGACAACGCCAAGGTAGTCAAGACCGACATCGTAGCTTCGAACGGGGTGATTCACGTTATCGATAATGTGATTCTCCCTAAGGAAGAGGCTTCAAAGTAG